A single genomic interval of Primulina huaijiensis isolate GDHJ02 chromosome 7, ASM1229523v2, whole genome shotgun sequence harbors:
- the LOC140981673 gene encoding uncharacterized protein has translation MGQGKYGLKRLVVITKAKANFLAETVHQENVDPWKVYVDGSSSKEGSGVGVVLISPVGEEVKLAVRLDFRASNNEAEYEAVLAGLRAARNVGATRVLIFSDSQLVAQQMKGMYDVKDEKLIEDAQEVDRVREKFAEITFEQIPRKENEKADTSQNGWNTGKLED, from the exons ATGGGCCAGGG GAAATATGGCCTCAAACGTCTTGTTGTCATCACCAAAGCCAAAGCCAATTTTCTGGCTGAGACCGTGCATCAAGAAAATGTGGACCCTTGGAAAGTATACGTGGATGGTTCATCTTCGAAGGAGGGAAGTGGGGTGGGAGTGGTACTGATTTCACCGGTTGGGGAGGAGGTGAAGTTAGCGGTAAGGTTGGACTTTCGAGCATCCAACAATGAGGCAGAGTATGAAGCTGTGTTGGCAGGACTTCGAGCAGCCAGAAACGTGGGAGCTACCCGGGTACTTATTTTTTCTGACTCACAGCTGGTAGCACAACAGATGAAGGGAATGTATGATGTGAAAGATGAAAAACTTATTGAGGATGCTCAAGAAGTGGACAGAGTCAGAGAAAAATTTGCAGAGATTACGTTTGAACAGATTCccaggaaagaaaatgaaaaggcgGACACTAGCCAAAATGGCTGGAACACTGGGAAGTTGGAAGACTAG